Proteins from one Falco naumanni isolate bFalNau1 chromosome 10, bFalNau1.pat, whole genome shotgun sequence genomic window:
- the PPDPF gene encoding pancreatic progenitor cell differentiation and proliferation factor: MASIPSSGSLMATHTYYRKRLSSTSSNSSCGSSEYSGEVIPHPPGLPKSDPGHWWASFFFGKTTHPAMTTVSESPESLGALRVTTGPMACGLVPAQGAGRRRHASEPSSGPSA; this comes from the exons ATGGCATCCATCCCATCGAGCGGCTCGCTCATGGCGACGCACACCTACTACAGAA AGCGCCTGAGCTCCACATCCAGCAACAGCTCCTGCGGCAGCTCGGAGTACTCTGGGGAGGtcatcccccaccccccgg GTCTGCCCAAGTCTGACCCTGGCCACTGGTGGGCCAGCTTCTTCTTCGGGAAGACGACTCACCCAGCCATGACCACCGTGTCAGAGTCCCCAGAGAG CTTGGGAGCACTGCGTGTGACAACGGGACCAATGGCATGTGGCCTGGTGCCAGCCCAAGGAGCAGGACGGAGGCGTCACGCCAGCGAGCCCAGCTCCGGGCCCTCGGCATGA